The Phragmites australis chromosome 15, lpPhrAust1.1, whole genome shotgun sequence genome window below encodes:
- the LOC133892651 gene encoding type I inositol polyphosphate 5-phosphatase 4-like — protein MREESAKKSKLSWSKSLVRKWLNIRTKAQDFHADVDAGQGRDGSWRPSCSANEASESAAKKSRLDRPSLKRSVDRARRGRNNFDVARLTEVQDYRIFAATWNVGGKSPPRGLNLDECLHTSPPADIYVLGFQEIVPLNAGNVLGTEDNIPAKKWVSLIRQTLNKNPGASGCGGYHTPSPVLDPVAELDADFEESARRQENFSFFHRRSFHNLSRSLRMDGDFMFPQPRLERRFSVCDPVSLGGRPSDFDGNLRCPGSPNEENIDADVSDAAQFSPFPHSYSASAPSEQNDEQSNSSRYCLVASKQMVGIFLTVWVCNEIRDDVKNLKVSCVGRGLMGYLGNKGSISISMSLHQTSFCFICCHLTSGEKEGDELRRNSDVLEILRKTRFPRVRGAGDVKSPETILEHDRVIWLGDLNYRVALSYCSAKALVEMHNWKQLLEKDQLRMQQRYGRVFQGWKEGRIYFPPTYKYSFNSDRYAGEGMRPKEKRRTPAWCDRILWYGNGLNQLSYVRGESRFSDHRPVYSIFLAEVEIVRQRRRNMGYFSSRIEVEELLPHSQSYREINFY, from the exons ATGAGAGAAGAGAGCGCCAAGAAGAGCAAG CTTTCATGGTCCAAGTCCCTCGTGAGGAAGTGGCTCAACATCCGGACCAAGGCGCAGGACTTCCATGCTGATGTCGATGCCGGGCAAG GAAGAGATGGTTCATGGAGGCCCAGCTGCTCCGCAAACGAAGCAAGCGAAAGCGCTGCCAAGAAAAGCAGACTTG ACCGGCCCTCGTTGAAGAGGAGTGTCGATCGCGCTCGCCGAGGGAGAAATAATTTCGATGTAGCACGCCTGACTGAAGTCCAAGATTACAG GATCTTTGCTGCGACCTGGAACGTCGGTGGTAAGTCTCCACCAAGGGGGCTGAATTTAGATGAATGTCTCCATACTTCTCCTCCTGCCGATATCTATGTATTAGG GTTTCAGGAGATTGTCCCTTTGAATGCTGGAAACGTTCTTGGCACTGAAGATAACATTCCTGCCAAGAAGTGGGTGTCCCTAATTAGGCAGACACTGAATAAGAATCCTGGAGCCAGTGGTTGTGGTGGCTATCACACTCCTTCACCTGTCCTTGATCCGGTTGCAGAACTAGATGCAGATTTTGAGGAGTCTGCAAGAAGGCAGGAGAACTTCTCATTCTTCCATCGTCGATCATTCCACAACCTCAGCCGTAGTTTAAGAATGGATGGGGACTTCATGTTCCCACAACCAAGGCTGGAACGTAGGTTTAGCGTATGTGATCCGGTCAGCTTGGGAGGCAGACCAAGTGATTTTGATGGAAATTTGCGATGCCCTGGATCACCCAATGAGGAGAACATAGATGCGGACGTGAGCGATGCTGCGCAATTTTCTCCGTTCCCTCATAGCTACAGTGCGTCTGCACCTTCTGAACAAAATGATGAGCAATCAAACAGCTCTAG GTATTGCTTGGTTGCCAGCAAACAAATGGTTGGCATATTTCTGACAGTTTGGGTATGCAATGAAATAAGAGATGATGTGAAAAACTTGAAAGTTTCTTGTGTGGGCAGAGGATTGATGGGTTATCTTGGAAATAAG GGTTCAATTTCAATAAGCATGTCTTTGCACCAGACAAGCTTCTGCTTCATCTGTTGTCATTTGACCTCAGGGGAAAAGGAAGGGGATGAACTGCGCAGGAATTCCGATGTTCTGGAAATTTTAAGAAAGACCAGGTTCCCACGGGTTCGTGGTGCTGGTGATGTTAAGTCACCTGAAACAATTCTTGAGCATGA TCGTGTTATATGGCTTGGGGATTTGAATTATCGGGTTGCCCTATCGTATTGTTCGGCAAAAGCTCTTGTGGAGATGCATAACTGGAAGCAATTATTGGAGAAAGATCAG CTCCGAATGCAACAAAGATATGGACGAGTTTTCCAGGGCTGGAAAGAAGGAAGGATCTATTTTCCTCCCACATACAAATATTCATTCAACTCAGATCGGTACGCGGGAGAGGGCATGCGCCCCAAAGAGAAGAGGAGAACGCCAGCATG GTGTGATCGCATTCTCTGGTATGGTAATGGCCTCAATCAGCTGTCTTATGTTCGTGGAGAGTCTCGTTTCTCCGACCACAGGCCGGTGTACAGTATTTTCTTGGCAGAGGTTGAAATTGTAcgccaaaggaggagaaatatgGGCTATTTCAGTTCTAGAATTGAGGTGGAAGAACTTTTGCCGCATTCTCAGAGCTACAGAGAAATAAACTTTTACTGA